TGTCGAAATTCCTCGGAATACCGTTTGTAAAGGCACTGTTCAAGGAGGAAAAATTCGAGCGGATACAGTCTCTTGCAACATCAAAACGGGCCCAGATAATCCTTTTTATATTATTCCTGATTCCCGGGCTGCCCAAGGATTTTTTTACCTATATTGCCGGCCTTTCCCCGATCGGTTTTTTATCGTTTCTCGTCATATCCGGTTCGGGAAGGCTTCCGGGAATTGTCGGGAGTACCCTTATCGGTGATGCCGCTTCGCAGAAAAACTGGCCGCTGGTTATTTCTGTTTCCGTAATCGCCGTGGTCCTTTTTTTTACCGGTTATTTTTTAAGGGAGAAAATCTACAGAACGGTCATGCTTCATTTTCACAAAGAAGAAGGTGCCGCCA
The sequence above is drawn from the Spirochaetales bacterium genome and encodes:
- a CDS encoding TVP38/TMEM64 family protein, with amino-acid sequence MNTESLKNWIKSRGIAAPIIFICVQILQVVVFIIPGEFPQVAGGYLFGTAFGTLYSIIGIMIGSAINFYLSKFLGIPFVKALFKEEKFERIQSLATSKRAQIILFILFLIPGLPKDFFTYIAGLSPIGFLSFLVISGSGRLPGIVGSTLIGDAASQKNWPLVISVSVIAVVLFFTGYFLREKIYRTVMLHFHKEEGAAKE